One genomic region from Streptomyces sp. NBC_01431 encodes:
- a CDS encoding glycosyltransferase family 2 protein: protein MNATPAVSVIMPVLNEERHLRNSVRHILEQEYAGEMEVVIALGPSTDRTDEIAAELVREDPRVHTVPNPTGRTPAALNAAIKASRHPIVVRVDGHGMLSPNYIATAVRLLEESGAQNVGGIMHAEGENAWEDAVAAAMTSKIGVGNAAFHTGGEAGPAETVYLGVFRREALEQQGGYNEEFIRAQDWELNFRIREAGGLIWFSPELKVQYRPRPSVKALAKQYKDYGRWRHVVARYHEGSINLRYLAPPTAVCAIAAGVVVGALVTPWGLVVPAGYLAAIVAGSVPAGKGLSLKARAQIPVALATMHMSWGYGFLTSPKALAKKVIASRRPAVRTTSV, encoded by the coding sequence ATGAACGCCACGCCTGCTGTTTCCGTGATCATGCCGGTCCTCAATGAGGAGCGGCATCTGCGCAACTCGGTCCGTCACATCCTGGAACAGGAGTACGCGGGCGAGATGGAGGTGGTGATCGCGCTCGGCCCGTCCACGGACCGCACCGACGAGATCGCCGCCGAGCTGGTGCGCGAAGACCCCCGCGTCCACACCGTCCCCAATCCCACCGGGCGTACGCCGGCGGCCCTGAACGCGGCCATCAAGGCTTCCCGCCACCCGATCGTGGTACGCGTCGACGGCCACGGCATGCTCTCGCCGAACTACATCGCCACCGCCGTACGCCTCCTGGAGGAGAGCGGTGCGCAGAACGTCGGCGGCATCATGCACGCCGAGGGCGAGAACGCCTGGGAGGACGCGGTCGCGGCCGCGATGACCTCGAAGATCGGCGTCGGCAACGCGGCCTTCCACACCGGAGGCGAGGCCGGGCCCGCGGAGACCGTGTACCTGGGTGTCTTCCGCCGCGAGGCCCTGGAGCAACAGGGCGGCTACAACGAGGAGTTCATCCGCGCCCAGGACTGGGAGCTGAACTTCCGGATCCGGGAGGCCGGCGGCCTCATCTGGTTCTCGCCCGAGCTCAAGGTCCAGTACCGGCCCCGCCCGTCGGTGAAGGCGCTGGCCAAGCAGTACAAGGACTACGGGCGTTGGCGCCATGTGGTGGCCCGCTACCACGAGGGCTCCATCAACCTGCGCTACCTCGCGCCGCCGACGGCCGTCTGCGCGATCGCCGCCGGCGTCGTGGTGGGCGCGCTGGTGACGCCGTGGGGGCTCGTGGTTCCGGCCGGCTATCTGGCCGCGATCGTCGCGGGCTCCGTCCCGGCGGGCAAGGGACTCTCCCTCAAGGCCCGTGCCCAGATCCCGGTGGCGCTCGCCACCATGCACATGTCGTGGGGCTACGGCTTCCTGACCAGCCCGAAGGCGCTGGCGAAGAAGGTCATCGCGAGCCGCCGTCCGGCGGTGCGGACCACATCCGTGTGA
- a CDS encoding LCP family protein, producing the protein MGKNSVRGEGTPGRVEHAGELGWDESLYGDDASEASGTAAGSSGHSGSDGATEPARSGESKDDSGASKDGPGKGGGPGSAAGTGHRRGGRRKRGKRKHRILRWTAITLAVLILGTASAGYLYYQHLNNSIRKGDRSAGGSDAKKTAPNADGQTPLNILLIGSDSRASDDNVKLGGGKDIRDGDAHADVQMLLHVSADRKNASVVSIPRDTRVDVPECKDTVKNKVNPPTNAIINEALGRGGAGCVLDTWEKLTGIYIDHWMMVDFAGVVAISDAVGGADVCVKQNIDDHPTKLQKGGSGLHLTAGNHTVKGEQALQWLRTRHAFGSDIGRSEAQHMYMNSVIRNLKDQNAFTDTGRLMGIAETAVKALQVSSELNVKKLFDLGMELKDIPMDRINMLTMPRLPDPKDPDAHVVPDKAKADALWALLRDDKPLDGKSDGKPAAAPSKGPAAASADSLAVTVVNGTGTGGRVAAKGRATEVVNALKAKGFKKADTGSSNPASASEVDYPQASGAQGKADAESIATALGLPASAVKASDVKSLTLVVGADWRSGDSYPKQDPKASDPLKDTETVNGADKGACMDVYAPYRF; encoded by the coding sequence GTGGGCAAGAACAGCGTGCGCGGGGAGGGGACACCCGGCCGCGTGGAGCACGCGGGCGAACTCGGCTGGGACGAGAGCCTGTACGGGGACGACGCGTCCGAGGCGTCCGGCACGGCCGCGGGATCCTCGGGTCATTCGGGATCCGACGGTGCCACGGAGCCCGCGCGGTCCGGCGAGTCCAAGGACGACTCCGGCGCGTCGAAGGACGGGCCCGGCAAGGGCGGCGGCCCCGGTTCCGCGGCGGGCACCGGGCACCGAAGGGGCGGGCGCCGCAAACGCGGCAAACGCAAGCACCGAATACTGAGATGGACCGCGATCACGCTCGCGGTCCTCATACTCGGGACGGCCAGCGCCGGTTACCTGTACTACCAGCACCTGAACAACAGCATCCGCAAGGGCGACCGCAGTGCGGGCGGCAGCGACGCCAAGAAGACCGCGCCGAACGCCGACGGCCAGACGCCGTTGAACATCCTGCTCATCGGCTCGGACAGCCGGGCCTCGGACGACAACGTCAAGCTCGGCGGCGGCAAGGACATCCGGGACGGCGACGCGCACGCGGACGTACAGATGCTGCTGCACGTCTCGGCCGACCGCAAGAACGCCTCGGTCGTGAGCATCCCGCGCGACACTCGGGTGGACGTGCCCGAGTGCAAGGACACCGTGAAGAACAAGGTCAACCCGCCCACGAACGCCATCATCAACGAGGCGCTCGGGCGCGGCGGGGCGGGCTGTGTCCTGGACACCTGGGAGAAGCTGACCGGCATCTACATCGACCACTGGATGATGGTCGACTTCGCCGGTGTCGTGGCCATCTCGGACGCGGTGGGCGGCGCCGACGTCTGCGTGAAGCAGAACATCGACGACCACCCCACGAAGCTCCAGAAGGGCGGCTCGGGTCTGCACCTCACCGCGGGCAACCACACGGTGAAGGGCGAGCAGGCCCTCCAGTGGCTGCGCACCCGGCACGCCTTCGGCAGCGACATCGGCCGCTCCGAAGCCCAGCACATGTACATGAACTCGGTGATCCGCAACCTCAAGGACCAGAACGCGTTCACCGACACGGGCCGCCTGATGGGCATCGCCGAAACCGCGGTCAAGGCGCTCCAGGTGTCCTCGGAGCTCAACGTCAAGAAGCTGTTCGACCTGGGGATGGAGCTCAAGGACATCCCCATGGACCGCATCAACATGCTGACCATGCCGCGCCTGCCCGACCCCAAGGACCCGGATGCCCACGTGGTGCCGGACAAGGCCAAGGCCGACGCGCTGTGGGCGCTGCTGCGGGACGACAAGCCGCTGGACGGCAAGAGCGACGGCAAGCCTGCCGCCGCGCCCTCCAAGGGGCCGGCCGCGGCAAGCGCCGACTCGCTCGCGGTGACCGTGGTCAACGGCACCGGCACGGGCGGCCGCGTCGCCGCCAAGGGCCGGGCCACCGAGGTGGTCAACGCCCTCAAGGCCAAGGGCTTCAAGAAGGCCGACACGGGTTCCAGCAACCCCGCCTCCGCCAGTGAGGTCGACTACCCCCAGGCTTCGGGCGCGCAGGGCAAGGCGGACGCGGAGTCGATCGCCACGGCGCTCGGCCTGCCCGCCTCCGCGGTCAAGGCCTCCGACGTCAAGAGTCTGACCCTGGTGGTCGGCGCCGACTGGCGCAGCGGCGACAGCTACCCGAAGCAGGATCCCAAGGCGAGCGACCCGCTCAAGGACACCGAGACGGTCAACGGAGCCGACAAGGGCGCCTGCATGGACGTGTACGCGCCCTACCGCTTCTAG
- a CDS encoding LCP family protein, whose protein sequence is MDAQSRGRADEVDPADQWVLNPETGNYELRLNPSGTQSDSGPSRSGGTASSRRKAPSGRSGRREVPEQRNRRGEKPPEASADGQGRRKRKPKAPRKKKALLWTGGVMGFVLVVGAGGAYWLYQHFNGNLNTVDVGDAGSKSSVPDGAFNILVIGTDKRTGKGNDGYGDAGSEGHADTNILFHVSADRTNATAMSIPRDMIIDVPDCPTKQQDGTTKTVRAERKVRFNTSLGQEGRDPGCTMRTVKQLTGLNVDHFMMADFNAVKELSTAVGGVKVCLTKPVNDPKSHLKLPAGESVVKGEQALAFVRTRHSFGDESDLSRIKQQQQFLSSMIRQMKSDDTLGSPTKMYGLADAATKALTVDSGIGSIKKLTDLAQVLGKIDAKNITFTTLPVIDNPAEGKKHITVVPDPTKADALFAMMRSDTSLTEVKKKEADAKSAAAAEEAARLNGPRAKSSDVRVTVLNGGAEAGSAGTVVTWLQNQEGVLKSSNGSNAPAKVPATVLAYAPNQADQARKLADLFGLPASALKPGTKDAVGKEAMVLTLGPDFKQAGTPIAAPAKAPEGIQKVEADKSVCAK, encoded by the coding sequence GTGGATGCGCAGAGCCGTGGGCGGGCCGACGAGGTCGACCCCGCCGACCAGTGGGTTCTCAACCCGGAAACCGGCAATTACGAATTGCGACTGAATCCTTCCGGTACGCAGTCGGATTCCGGCCCCTCCCGGTCCGGCGGCACCGCATCCAGCAGAAGAAAGGCCCCGTCCGGCCGCTCCGGGCGCCGCGAGGTGCCGGAGCAGCGCAACCGCCGGGGCGAAAAGCCCCCCGAGGCGTCCGCCGACGGCCAGGGCCGCCGCAAGCGCAAGCCCAAGGCGCCCCGCAAGAAGAAGGCGCTGCTGTGGACGGGCGGGGTGATGGGCTTCGTCCTCGTCGTCGGCGCGGGCGGTGCCTACTGGCTCTACCAGCACTTCAACGGCAATCTGAACACCGTCGACGTGGGTGACGCGGGCAGCAAGAGCTCGGTGCCGGACGGGGCGTTCAACATCCTCGTCATCGGCACCGACAAGCGCACCGGCAAGGGCAACGACGGCTACGGCGACGCCGGCAGCGAGGGCCACGCCGACACCAACATCCTCTTCCACGTCTCCGCGGACCGGACCAACGCGACCGCGATGTCCATCCCGCGCGACATGATCATCGACGTCCCCGACTGCCCGACGAAGCAGCAGGACGGCACCACCAAGACGGTCCGGGCCGAGCGGAAGGTGCGCTTCAACACCAGCCTGGGCCAGGAGGGCCGCGACCCGGGCTGCACGATGCGTACGGTCAAGCAGCTCACCGGTCTCAACGTCGACCACTTCATGATGGCGGACTTCAACGCCGTCAAGGAGCTGTCGACGGCCGTCGGCGGCGTCAAGGTCTGCCTCACCAAGCCGGTGAACGACCCCAAGTCGCATCTGAAGCTCCCGGCCGGTGAGAGCGTCGTCAAGGGCGAGCAGGCCCTCGCGTTCGTACGGACCCGGCACAGCTTCGGCGACGAGAGCGACCTCTCCCGGATCAAGCAGCAGCAGCAGTTCCTGAGTTCGATGATCCGGCAGATGAAGTCGGACGACACCCTGGGCAGCCCGACCAAGATGTACGGTCTCGCGGACGCGGCGACCAAGGCGCTCACGGTCGACTCCGGGATAGGCAGCATCAAGAAGCTGACCGACCTCGCCCAGGTGCTCGGCAAGATCGACGCGAAGAACATCACCTTCACCACGCTGCCGGTGATCGACAACCCGGCCGAGGGCAAGAAGCACATCACGGTCGTGCCCGACCCGACGAAGGCCGACGCGCTGTTCGCGATGATGCGCTCCGACACCTCGCTGACCGAGGTCAAGAAGAAGGAGGCGGACGCCAAGAGCGCGGCCGCCGCCGAGGAGGCCGCCCGCCTCAACGGCCCGCGCGCCAAGTCGTCCGACGTACGGGTCACCGTGCTCAACGGGGGTGCGGAGGCCGGTTCTGCGGGCACGGTGGTCACCTGGCTGCAGAACCAGGAGGGCGTACTCAAGTCGAGCAACGGCTCGAACGCGCCGGCCAAGGTGCCCGCGACGGTCCTCGCGTACGCGCCGAACCAGGCGGACCAGGCCCGCAAGCTCGCGGACCTGTTCGGCCTGCCGGCCTCGGCCCTGAAGCCGGGCACGAAGGACGCCGTGGGCAAGGAGGCCATGGTGCTGACCCTCGGCCCCGACTTCAAGCAGGCGGGAACACCCATCGCCGCTCCGGCCAAGGCGCCGGAGGGCATTCAGAAGGTCGAAGCCGACAAGTCGGTGTGCGCCAAGTAA
- a CDS encoding LCP family protein, translating to MTDSAGTPPEPEHRPGDEQPPPGTDTEPATTDDADADTDADGEPDAQATATDDGKSDSDSDSDSGIDAGTDADAEPEAVGGVKKGRRWLRWTALGLSVAVLAAAGTGWWLYKKLDGNIHTDTSAAHELEEYERERPASLVRGAENVLLIGSDSRAGSNSRYGRDDGGAQRSDTTILLHLAADRRSATAVSLPRDLMVDIPGCGRPDGTRTNEQFAQFNWAFEFGGAACSIRTVEKMTRVRVDHHMVIDFNGFKDMVDAVDGVEVCLKEPVDDQQAHVKLPAGRQILHGEQALGFVRSRHGIGDGSDTQRMDRQQQFLGSLVKKVQSNGVLLNPTRLYPVLDAATKSITTDAGLNTLRDLYDLVRSMRDIPTENVQFLTVPRQAYAYDQNRDELVQPDADRLFQQLREDLPVKVAVPADGAKTNAGNKGGAGSDGDKPDDPDPSPSPSPAPTYAGTTAASGMCG from the coding sequence GTGACCGACAGTGCTGGCACGCCCCCCGAACCGGAGCACCGGCCCGGGGACGAGCAGCCACCGCCGGGCACCGACACGGAACCGGCGACCACGGACGACGCGGACGCCGACACCGACGCCGACGGGGAACCGGACGCACAGGCCACGGCCACGGACGACGGCAAAAGCGACAGCGACAGCGACAGCGACAGCGGTATCGACGCCGGAACGGACGCGGACGCGGAGCCGGAGGCCGTCGGCGGGGTCAAGAAGGGCCGCCGATGGCTGCGTTGGACCGCGCTCGGCCTCTCCGTCGCCGTGCTCGCCGCCGCCGGGACCGGCTGGTGGCTCTACAAGAAGCTCGACGGCAACATCCACACCGACACCTCCGCCGCACACGAACTGGAGGAGTACGAGCGGGAGCGGCCCGCCTCCCTCGTGCGCGGCGCGGAGAACGTGCTGCTCATCGGCTCGGACTCGCGCGCGGGCAGCAACTCCAGGTACGGCAGGGACGACGGCGGCGCCCAGCGCTCGGACACCACGATCCTGCTGCACCTGGCCGCCGACCGGCGCAGCGCAACCGCCGTCTCGCTGCCGCGTGACCTGATGGTGGACATCCCCGGCTGCGGCAGACCGGACGGCACCCGCACCAACGAGCAATTCGCCCAGTTCAACTGGGCGTTCGAGTTCGGCGGCGCGGCCTGCTCGATCCGTACGGTCGAGAAGATGACCCGGGTGCGCGTCGACCACCACATGGTCATCGACTTCAACGGGTTCAAGGACATGGTCGACGCGGTGGACGGCGTGGAGGTGTGCCTGAAGGAGCCCGTCGACGACCAGCAGGCCCATGTGAAGCTCCCCGCCGGACGCCAGATCCTGCACGGCGAGCAGGCACTCGGCTTCGTACGCTCCCGGCACGGCATCGGCGACGGCAGCGACACCCAACGCATGGACCGCCAACAGCAGTTCCTCGGTTCGCTGGTCAAGAAGGTGCAGAGCAACGGCGTGCTGCTCAACCCGACGCGGCTCTATCCGGTCCTGGACGCGGCGACCAAGTCGATCACTACGGATGCCGGCCTGAACACCCTGCGGGACCTGTACGACCTGGTGCGGTCGATGCGCGACATTCCGACCGAGAACGTCCAGTTCCTCACGGTTCCGCGTCAGGCCTACGCGTACGACCAGAACCGCGACGAGCTCGTACAGCCGGACGCGGACCGGCTGTTCCAGCAATTGCGGGAGGATCTTCCGGTCAAGGTGGCCGTCCCCGCGGATGGCGCGAAGACCAACGCGGGCAACAAGGGCGGCGCCGGATCCGACGGCGACAAGCCGGACGATCCGGACCCCTCGCCGAGCCCGTCTCCCGCGCCCACCTATGCGGGGACCACCGCGGCCTCGGGCATGTGCGGTTAG
- a CDS encoding TIGR03089 family protein, whose amino-acid sequence MNASDRTPADLLRSALAADPGRPFITFYDDATGERVELSVATFANWVAKTANLLQGDLAASPGDRLALLLPAHWQSAVWLMACHSVGVAVEIGGAAAEADLVVSGPDTLEEARACTGERVALALRPLGGRFPQPPAGFVDYAVEVPSQGDRFAPYAPVDPAGPALTVDGIDMSAAELVARAREEAAALGLGAGARLLSALSYDSWRGLAHGLYAPLASGGSVVLCRNLAQLADGGLEKRAESERVTHRSL is encoded by the coding sequence GTGAACGCCAGCGACCGCACCCCTGCCGACCTGCTGCGATCCGCGCTCGCCGCGGACCCGGGCCGCCCCTTCATCACCTTCTACGACGACGCCACCGGCGAGCGGGTGGAACTGTCCGTCGCCACCTTCGCCAATTGGGTGGCCAAGACCGCGAATCTGCTCCAGGGCGATCTCGCCGCCTCGCCCGGCGACCGGCTCGCGCTGCTGCTGCCCGCGCACTGGCAGAGCGCCGTGTGGCTGATGGCCTGCCACTCGGTGGGCGTGGCCGTCGAGATCGGCGGCGCGGCGGCCGAAGCCGACCTCGTGGTCAGCGGCCCCGACACACTGGAGGAGGCCCGCGCCTGCACCGGTGAGCGGGTGGCGCTCGCGCTACGCCCGCTCGGCGGCCGCTTCCCGCAACCGCCCGCCGGCTTCGTGGACTACGCCGTCGAGGTGCCGAGCCAGGGCGACCGGTTCGCGCCGTACGCGCCCGTCGACCCGGCAGGTCCCGCCCTCACCGTCGACGGGATCGACATGAGCGCCGCCGAACTCGTGGCACGGGCCCGCGAGGAGGCCGCGGCGCTCGGCCTCGGCGCCGGTGCGAGGCTGCTCTCGGCGCTCTCGTACGACAGCTGGCGCGGTCTGGCCCACGGGCTGTACGCGCCGCTCGCCTCGGGCGGCTCCGTCGTCCTGTGCCGCAACCTGGCTCAACTGGCCGACGGCGGGCTGGAGAAGCGCGCCGAGAGCGAGCGCGTCACCCACCGCTCGCTGTAG
- a CDS encoding peptidoglycan recognition protein family protein encodes MRSFLASSIGVATVAALALPLAATAPVAVASSSAAEPAGSTQSLPLTPLDADRSGAGGTQEGLAQREVKPFSLVGVVWDDVRDELHGSVQVRTRARAGGAWSAWQDLETHNHDHAADPGTAEAGGAPHGSTAPLWVGDSDAVEARVSAEPAEGERAAAPLPAGLRLDLVDPGAGPAGEDESENSPAGQGPTVLPALDKAASEAEAAEVSEASEGLGAGSRARPYVGARPRIITRRGWGADERLREKGFVYTKSVKVAFVHHTASGNGYSCAQAPSVLRSIYRYHVKSSGWRDIGYNFAVDKCGNIYEGRAGGVAKAVMGAHTLGFNTNSTGIAVLGTYNNTNPSAAALKAIEKLAAWKLGLYGVNPAGRSTLVSGGGNRYKKGRSVRLNAISGHRDGFSTDCPGARLYSRLGTARVSAAHYQGRR; translated from the coding sequence ATGCGTAGCTTCCTCGCCTCTTCGATCGGCGTCGCCACTGTCGCGGCGCTCGCCCTCCCTCTGGCGGCCACGGCGCCCGTAGCGGTGGCGTCCTCCTCCGCCGCCGAACCCGCGGGCTCCACCCAGTCGCTGCCCCTGACTCCGCTGGACGCGGACCGCTCGGGGGCCGGCGGCACCCAAGAGGGCCTGGCACAACGGGAGGTGAAGCCGTTCTCCCTGGTCGGTGTGGTCTGGGACGACGTGCGGGACGAACTGCACGGCAGCGTCCAGGTCCGCACCCGGGCCCGCGCGGGCGGCGCCTGGTCCGCCTGGCAGGACCTGGAAACCCACAACCACGACCACGCCGCCGACCCGGGCACCGCCGAGGCCGGGGGCGCCCCACACGGCTCCACCGCCCCGCTGTGGGTGGGCGACTCGGACGCCGTCGAGGCCCGGGTGAGCGCCGAACCGGCCGAAGGGGAACGCGCCGCCGCGCCGCTCCCCGCCGGTCTGCGCCTGGATCTCGTCGACCCCGGCGCGGGCCCCGCGGGCGAGGACGAATCCGAGAACTCCCCCGCCGGGCAGGGCCCCACCGTCCTGCCCGCGCTCGACAAGGCCGCGAGCGAGGCCGAGGCGGCGGAGGTGTCCGAGGCGTCCGAGGGGCTCGGCGCCGGATCGCGGGCCCGCCCGTACGTCGGGGCGCGGCCGCGCATCATCACCCGCCGGGGCTGGGGCGCCGACGAGCGGCTGCGCGAGAAGGGCTTCGTCTACACCAAGAGCGTCAAGGTCGCCTTCGTCCACCACACCGCGTCGGGCAACGGATACAGCTGCGCCCAGGCGCCCTCCGTCCTGCGCAGTATCTACCGCTACCACGTCAAGAGCAGCGGCTGGCGGGACATCGGCTACAACTTCGCCGTCGACAAGTGCGGAAACATCTACGAAGGCCGCGCCGGGGGTGTGGCCAAGGCCGTCATGGGCGCGCACACTCTCGGTTTCAACACCAACAGCACGGGCATCGCGGTCCTTGGCACGTACAACAACACCAACCCGTCGGCCGCCGCCCTCAAAGCCATCGAAAAGCTCGCCGCCTGGAAGCTCGGACTGTACGGAGTGAACCCGGCGGGCAGGAGCACGCTGGTCTCGGGCGGCGGCAACCGCTACAAGAAGGGGCGCAGCGTCAGGCTCAACGCCATCTCCGGTCACCGCGACGGGTTCTCGACCGACTGCCCGGGGGCGCGCCTGTACAGCAGGCTCGGCACGGCCCGCGTCTCCGCGGCGCACTACCAGGGCCGGCGCTGA
- a CDS encoding NDP-sugar synthase translates to MTEAILLVGGKGTRLRPLTVNTPKPMVPAAGVPFLTHQLARAHAAGVDHIVLATSYLAEVFEPYFGDGSALGLSIEYVTEDEPLGTGGAIRNVASRLTSGPDDPVLIFNGDILTGLDIRALVDTHSSSGADVSLHLTRVEDPRAFGLVPTDPTGRVTAFLEKPQTPEEIVTDQINAGAYVFRRSVIDDIPAGRPVSVERETFPGLLAGGAHLQGMVDSTYWLDLGTPQAFVRGSADLVLGRAPSPAVPGRCGDRLVLPTATVAPDAKLTGGTVVGHGAVVGEGARITGSTILSDAVIEPGAVITDSLVGAGARIGARTILAGAVVGDGARVGPDNELRHGVRVWCDTVLPAGAVRFSSDQ, encoded by the coding sequence GTGACAGAAGCGATCCTCCTGGTCGGCGGCAAGGGCACGAGGCTGCGCCCGCTCACGGTGAACACCCCGAAGCCGATGGTTCCGGCGGCCGGGGTCCCGTTCCTCACCCACCAACTGGCCCGCGCCCACGCGGCGGGCGTCGACCACATCGTCCTGGCCACCTCCTACCTGGCCGAGGTGTTCGAGCCGTACTTCGGCGACGGCTCCGCGCTCGGCCTCAGCATCGAGTACGTGACGGAGGACGAGCCGCTCGGCACCGGCGGCGCCATCCGCAACGTGGCGTCCAGACTGACCTCGGGCCCCGACGACCCGGTGCTGATCTTCAACGGCGACATCCTGACGGGCTTGGACATCAGGGCGCTGGTCGACACCCACAGCTCGTCCGGTGCGGACGTCTCCCTGCATCTGACCCGGGTCGAGGACCCGAGGGCGTTCGGCCTCGTTCCCACGGATCCGACCGGGCGGGTCACGGCCTTCCTGGAGAAGCCGCAGACCCCCGAGGAGATCGTCACCGACCAGATCAACGCGGGGGCGTACGTGTTCCGCCGCTCGGTGATCGACGACATCCCGGCGGGCCGGCCCGTCTCGGTGGAGCGGGAGACCTTCCCCGGCCTGCTGGCCGGGGGCGCGCACCTCCAGGGCATGGTGGATTCGACGTACTGGCTGGACCTGGGTACCCCGCAGGCCTTCGTCCGCGGCTCGGCCGACCTGGTGCTCGGCCGGGCCCCCTCCCCGGCGGTCCCCGGCCGCTGCGGCGACCGCCTCGTCCTGCCGACGGCGACGGTCGCGCCCGACGCGAAGCTGACGGGCGGCACGGTGGTGGGCCACGGTGCGGTGGTCGGCGAGGGCGCGCGGATCACGGGCAGCACGATCCTGTCCGACGCGGTGATCGAACCGGGCGCGGTGATCACGGACTCGCTGGTGGGAGCCGGGGCGCGCATCGGCGCGCGGACGATCCTGGCCGGAGCGGTCGTGGGCGACGGCGCGCGGGTGGGTCCCGACAACGAGCTCCGCCACGGTGTCAGGGTCTGGTGCGACACCGTGCTCCCGGCGGGCGCCGTGCGCTTCTCCTCGGACCAGTAG
- a CDS encoding DNA-3-methyladenine glycosylase family protein yields the protein MAGRFTPRTSSRAGIPAPRPAAQSRIWAPSKGPLDLALTLTPLRRGPADPTFRTTADGAVWRTSRTPAGPATLRVTAREGVAHADAWGPGAQWMLDQLPAMLGELDDFDDFEPRHRLVAETHRARPGLRLTRTGLVLESLIPSILEQKVTADEAYRAWRLLVRKYGEPAPGAPEGMHVMPEPRTWALIPSWEWHRAGVDSKRSATILRAVRVARRMEEAVAMAPRAAAERLELIPGIGPWTSAEALQRAIGAADLVTVGDLHLPGIIGHALAGNRHADDAEMLSLLEPYAGQRHRAARLILLSGRTPPRRAPRMQPRNIAAL from the coding sequence GTGGCAGGACGATTCACCCCCCGCACCAGCAGCCGCGCCGGCATCCCCGCACCGCGCCCGGCGGCACAGTCGCGGATCTGGGCCCCGAGCAAGGGCCCCCTCGACCTCGCCCTCACGCTGACGCCCCTCAGGCGCGGCCCCGCCGACCCCACCTTCCGCACCACCGCCGACGGCGCGGTCTGGCGCACCTCGCGCACTCCGGCCGGGCCCGCCACCCTGCGGGTGACCGCCCGCGAGGGCGTGGCGCACGCCGATGCGTGGGGGCCGGGCGCTCAGTGGATGCTGGACCAACTCCCGGCGATGCTGGGGGAGTTGGACGACTTCGATGACTTCGAGCCCCGCCACCGCCTCGTCGCCGAGACACACCGCGCCCGCCCCGGCCTGCGCCTGACCCGTACCGGTCTGGTGCTGGAATCCCTGATCCCGTCGATCCTGGAGCAGAAGGTCACCGCGGACGAGGCCTACCGCGCCTGGCGGCTCCTGGTGCGCAAGTACGGCGAGCCCGCCCCGGGTGCGCCCGAGGGCATGCACGTCATGCCCGAACCCCGGACCTGGGCGCTGATCCCGTCCTGGGAGTGGCATCGCGCCGGGGTCGACTCCAAGAGGTCGGCGACGATCCTGCGCGCGGTACGGGTGGCCCGCCGGATGGAGGAGGCGGTGGCGATGGCCCCGCGAGCCGCCGCCGAACGCCTCGAACTCATCCCCGGCATCGGCCCGTGGACATCGGCCGAAGCCCTCCAACGGGCCATCGGGGCAGCCGACTTGGTGACAGTCGGCGACCTCCACCTGCCCGGCATCATCGGCCACGCCCTCGCGGGCAACCGCCATGCCGACGACGCCGAGATGCTGTCACTGCTCGAACCGTACGCGGGCCAGCGCCACCGGGCCGCCCGCCTGATCCTGCTGAGCGGACGGACCCCGCCCCGCCGCGCGCCGCGCATGCAGCCCCGTAACATCGCGGCGCTGTAG